Proteins from one Panicum virgatum strain AP13 chromosome 7K, P.virgatum_v5, whole genome shotgun sequence genomic window:
- the LOC120639908 gene encoding uncharacterized protein LOC120639908, which translates to MGIGLDKLRPSVSLFHGIAPGKRVQPLGQIDLPVCFGTPSNFRKVVLTFEVVGFRGAYHAILGRPCYARFMAVPNYTYLKTKMLGPKGIITVGPSFDHAYECDVECVERAEAQAEDEALAASLDKMVSEVMDSTHRHAGSFEPAEGIKKVPLDPSHPHDRALQNVEAYVDDVIVKSRKADDLVNDLRIAFDCLRAKGKVEAIKWMGPIRDLKGVQRVMGYL; encoded by the exons ATGGGGATCGGCTTGGATAAGCTGCGTCCTAGCGTGTCGCTATTTCACGGCATCGCGCCGggaaagcgagtccaaccccttgGACAGATCGACTtgcccgtctgcttcggcacccCATCCAACTTCCGCAAGGTGGTACTCACCTTCGAGGTAGTAGGGTTTCGTGGGGCGTACCACGCCATATTAGGGCGGCCATGCTACGCCAGGTTCATGgcggtccccaactacacctacctcaagacgAAGATGCTGGGTCCGAAGGGCATCATCACTGTCGGCCCATCGTTCGATCACGCCTACGAGTGTGACGTCGAATGCGTCGAGCGTGCAGAGGCCCAAGCAGAGGACGAGGCCCTTGCAGCCAGCTTGGATAAGATGGTGAGCGAAGtcatggactccacgcaccggcaCGCAGGCAGCTTCGAACCAGCCGAGGGTATCAaaaaggtgcccctcgacccgagccaccctCACGACAgggcgttgcag aacgtagaagcatatgtcgacgacgtCATTGTAAAATCTAGGAAGGCCGACGACCTGGTAaacgatctcaggatcgcgttcGACTGCCTAAGGGCTaagggg AAAGTCGAGGCCATCAAGTGGATGGGGCCGATCAGAGACttgaagggggtacagagggtcatgggctACCTGTAA
- the LOC120639761 gene encoding probable RNA-dependent RNA polymerase 3: MQPSPGLSQAAPLPPAVAAGLVRLERRLRQVAEEPAPRELGALGEAPAVRVLRRIGSSQREVRTLTGYIITLARQEAFALNAQAVPTAESAACSSSSPCLRAYTDGKKGKKNKDDEQGEIKKCTSPDSYYFVCTDSEDESYILSHKTVDQCRKLFMHIHTAPTLGNYMKRFSLILSKTETLDVDLSTVHVILIDDEPCRDEHGKIDTTYGKIHTDGTGFISENLAKKCPNRIIKGKKSKDYMHRGETMPLLMQVRLFYNGYAVKGTLLVDKRLQDNTIVVRPSMVKVKVDPKLSEMQSLSSLEIVSTRTSTSRSLISLLRCAGVEAEYFMELLHNAIEGVANARYDFRHALKLASRYANMEDSMLELMIHSGIPLEEPHLLSRLNFIAKQEMKGFREGKLPIDECYNLMGSTDPTGTLKPNEVCVILDSGQYSGDVLVFKYPGLHFGDIHALTAKQISGLEKNFVGYSKNAILFPISGKRSLADEMANSDFDGDEYWV; the protein is encoded by the exons ATGCAGCCTAGTCCCGGCTTGTCTCaggcggcgccgctgccgccggcggtcGCGGCGGGGCTCGTGCGGCTCGAGCGGAGGCTGAGGCAGGTCGCCGAAGAACCGGCGCCCCGCGAGCTCGGGGCGCTCGGGGAAGCACCCGCGGTTCGCGTCCTGCGGAGGATCGGGAGCTCCCAGCGGGAGGTGCGGACGCTCACCGGCTACATCATCACGCTTGCCAGGCAAGAGGCGTTCGCGCTCAACGCGCAGGCCGTACCCACCGCCGAGAGCGCCGCCTGCAGCTCCTCCTCTCCTTGCCTCAGAG CTTACACGGATGGAAAAAAAGGGAAGAAAAATAAAGACGATGAACAAGGTGAAATCAAGAAATGCACTTCACCTGATAGCTACTACTTTGTTTGCACTGACTCGGAGGATGAGAGTTATATTCTGTCCCACAAAACTGTTGATCAGTGTCGCAAACTGTTCATGCATATCCATACCGCTCCCACTTTGGGAAATTATATGAAAAG GTTTTCTTTGATACTATCCAAAACTGAAACACTGGACGTTGATTTATCAACAGTTCATGTTATACTGATTGATGATGAACCCTGCCGG GACGAACATGGGAAAATTGATACTACATATGGGAAGATCCACACTGATGGTACTGGCTTCATATCTGAAAATTTGGCTAAGAAATGCCCAAACAGAATTATCAAGGGAAAGAAGTCAAAA GATTATATGCATCGAGGTGAAACAATG CCTCTTCTCATGCAGGTCCGTCTTTTTTATAATGGATATGCTGTAAAAGGAACTCTGCTAGTTGACAAAAGG CTTCAAGATAATACTATTGTTGTCCGACCATCAATGGTAAAAGTAAAAGTTGATCCAAAGTTGTCCGAGATGCAGTCTCTCAGTTCCTTGGAAATAGTTTCCACAAG GACATCAACATCAAGGTCCTTGATTTCACTGCTTCGCTGTGCTGGTGTTGAGGCGGAATATTTTATGGAACTTCTACATAATGCAATTGAAGGGGTTGCAAATGCTCGTTATGATTTCAGACATGCACTAAAGC TTGCATCTAGATATGCTAATATGGAGGATTCAATGTTGGAACTAATGATTCATTCCGGAATTCCATTAGAAGAGCCACACTTGCTATCTAGGCTTAATTTCATAGCCAAACAGGAAATGAAAGGATTCAGAGAAGGAAAGCTACCTATTGATGAATGCTATAATTTGATGGGTTCAACAGATCCTACAGGAACGTTGAAACCAAATGAAGTTTGCGTGATACT TGACAGTGGCCAATACTCTGGAGATGTGCTTGTGTTTAAATATCCTGGCCTCCATTTTGGTGATATACACGCCTtaactgcaaaacaaattagtGGACTGGAGAAGAATTTTGTTGGGTATTCAAAAAATGCAATACTTTTTCCTATTTCTGGGAAACGATCATTGGCTGATGAGATGGCCAACAGTGATTTTGATGGTGATGAGTACTGGGTCTAA